The genomic DNA TCCTCTTTTATTGATTGTGTACTATTTCTTTATTCTCTTCTCAGTAATCTTAAAATCTGCATAAAATTTACTCTTCTTGATAAGGCTGGCTGAAAGTACTAGTCAACTAAGAGGTAATTGTTGATGATACTTCTGTTATGTATTGTATGGTAAAAGGTGAAACTACAAATGTAGCCATTGAATGTTTTCATTCATTGCGTATACGCTAAATTTCATAGAAAATCTGATGGAATTTTGAGCCTTCAAAATTATCATGGGTGGGCTCGAACATCAAATTTCAAGAGGGAGAATGATTCTGATGAAGGTGGATCAACTGATAAAGAGTTAAAGAAGGATTTCTTGTGAATGATATAGTATTTTATAGGTCTGTTTGGAAAACCCATGGTAAGAACTTGTACTAATTATGTTATGAGGCAGCTTTTTATATTTATGCACTTTTCTATTTGTTCATACCTCTACCTTATATCGCTTCTCATCATTGTCCCGTCTTTCTCAGGTTGAAGGCAAGACAGTAAAAGCACAGGTATGGGACACAGCAGGTCAAGAACGATACCGAGCAATCACCAGTGCCTACTACCGCGGTGCCCTTGGTGCACTCCTTGTTTATGATGTAACTAAGCCTAAGTCCTTCGAAAATGCCAGTCGTTGGCTCAAGGAGCTCCGTGATCACGCTGATTCAAACATCACAGTCATGCTCATTGGTAATAAAACTGATCTCAAGCATCTCCGTGCCATCGCCACAGAGGATGCTGAAAGCTTTGCTGAGAAGGAAGGCATTTTCTTCATGGAGACCTCTGCCCTCGAGGCTACCAATGTGGAGAAGGCATTTCAGATCATTCTTTCCGAGATATATACCATCATGTGCAAGAAGTCCCTGATCTCTTCCACAGAACCCAGGCTGAAGCCAGGAGCTTCTGAGAACATAAAGGGAGGAAACACCATTGAGGTGACAGAGACTAATGCTACCAACACACAAAGTAGATGCTGTTCAACATAGCTATCGATATACTCCATCCTATATTGCCTTCACATGATGTATTACCCAGGAATGAAAACAAATATAGTTTTTATTGAAATTATGTGCTCAAATGGAAAGCATTTCCCAAGCTCGCAAGCTGTTGACTAAATCTAATTTGAATGTCATGAAGTTCAGTTCAGTTCAGCCCTTTTGTTCACCCATTTGCCTAAGATTCTCAATCATTACTTCTGTATaattttgttttcatttgtttGATTCAGATGAGGCATCATAAAACAATAACTAGATACAGATCTGATGAACCGAGGCTCTCACATGCACAACAGTCTAAAATAAATTCATTTCTTGGCACCACTCGTCCACACGCTGTCCGAGAACATGCAACTGAGCCCACTTCTGCCAGATCTTCAGGAACAACTCATGAAGTAAGATTCAGATACACTGTTTGTCacttcaattgaaaaatatacaTAATTTTGTCTGTCGGCTGGTTTCTCAAAAGTTTTATAAACCTTAATGTGACAGAAGTTATCTTGTCTCATTGTGATCCTAGTTAAGTAAAAGATTATGTAGTAGACATCTCAATTGTTGTTATTATCGATGGCGTTGACAGTGAGAGATGGCAATCAAGCTAAAGCTGATAAATTTAATGAGTTTATGTACCTCATAGGGCACGTTTCAACTACTCCAATGTTATTTACTAGTTTCTACGCCCAATACTACAATCATGTACATgattaaatttgataaataattGATCTACAGTCATAAGACAGTAACACCTGAACTAACTTGTAAGTCTGCATTTCTTAGGAGTTGGTTGCTCTTATTCTCAGCTAAGATTTGAAGCAATGATTGTAGGATCAGAAAACAGAGATAATTCTTTCAAAAACTTGAATGAAAAAGATTGAAACTCAAGGCAAGTTAGATTGGCATGTCAATGTTTTCGTTGTAGGACAAGCAGTACTTTAGAAGCAATTGttactaaaaaaaaattgaagaaatttttttccagcattttatttatttatgttcttttttttatgtttaataaTTATCTTGAATGGGATGTCGCATAATGGAGAATACGGCGTAATAAATAAGCCACAGTGGCACATGCAGTCCCGTCTAGAGACCGAGAGAGGTGGGGTCCTCTGACTTCTGATCCGACGGACTAGAGCGTAGCATGGTCCGAATGGACGGTCAGATCGGCACCCCCTCTCTCGCTCCCGC from Zingiber officinale cultivar Zhangliang chromosome 4A, Zo_v1.1, whole genome shotgun sequence includes the following:
- the LOC121969255 gene encoding ras-related protein RABA2a-like, whose protein sequence is MARRGGLQEEYDYLFKMVLIGDSGVGKSNLLSRFTRNQFSIDSKSTIGVEFATRTLQVEGKTVKAQVWDTAGQERYRAITSAYYRGALGALLVYDVTKPKSFENASRWLKELRDHADSNITVMLIGNKTDLKHLRAIATEDAESFAEKEGIFFMETSALEATNVEKAFQIILSEIYTIMCKKSLISSTEPRLKPGASENIKGGNTIEVTETNATNTQSRCCST